The nucleotide sequence AGTTCATCCTGATGGATTGTCCGAATAAGATAGTTTACAATAAACCCGGGTATTTTTCCCGATACTGAAGGTGCTTTTTGCTTCAGAATTTGTTTTATGTCTATCTGCGCGATGTGTTTTTCAACCATTTTACATTACATTGACATTGGCAAAGATAGAGTTAAATATTAAAAAACAGAAAACGGACTCTCATTATTTTCTTTGAAGGATATATTTCCGGGTATTCTTGTCGTTGATTCTAACCGTTGTATTCTTTTTTAATTCTTTTACAATATAATTAGGGGTATCTATATTAACAATAAAGGAGGATGAATCGAATATTAAAGTAAAAAGTAATATGCTTTGTTCTGTGCGCCCATGGGCGTATTTAATCACGCCCATGGGCACAAAAAAATACGCCCATGGGCGCACAGTGAAAGATCAATTACCTTTCCTTTTAGATGTAATTGGATTTACCTTTCTTTCTTTAGTTTTTTATGAATAAAAAATTAAGACCATCAGATTAATTGAATGGGTTTATTTGATTGATATTCAACGATATATAGTCCTGTTGAAAACTTTTTGGCAAATTCTCGTTTAAATATTGCTACAGACTTATGGAAATGTGTAATTTTACCTTCTGATAGTGAGATGTATATCATGTCTGCTTGATTAGTTGTAAAGTTATAAAGGATTTGAAACGAATGAAAGAAAAAGAAGTTTGCTATCATGTTCCGGTAATGCTCCGCGAGTGTATGGAAGGTCTGGTTATTCAGCCCGACGGTGTGTACGTGGATGTTACGTTTGGAGGTGGCGGACATTCTAAAGAAATACTCAATAGGCTTGGTGCAAAAGGAACTCTTTATGGTTTTGATCAGGATGCCGATGCCGAGCAGAATATTATAGGCGACGACCGCTTTGTTTTTGTGCGCAGCAATTTTCGTTACTTATCCAATTTTATGCGTTACCACGGTGAGACTGCCATCGACGGACTTTTGGCCGACTTGGGGGTTTCTTCTCATCATTTCGATGATAAAGACCGTGGATTTTCGTTTCGCTTCGAAGGAGCATTGGATATGCGTATGAATACTCGTGCCGGAAATACCGCGGCCGATGTTTTGAATACCTATACGGAAGAGGCGCTTTCCAATGTTTTTTATTTGTACGGCGAACTGAAAAATGCGCGGAAGCTTGCCTCTGTAGTTGTTAAAGCTCGTGCAGTAAAACAAATTGTCACAACTGATGAGTTTCTGGCTCTTATAACTCCGTATGTGGGAAGAGATAAAGAGAAGAAAATACTTGCACAGATATTTCAGGCTCTCCGTATCGAGGTAAATGATGAGATGCGTGCTTTGAAAGAGATGTTACGTCAGGCATTGCAATTGCTTAAGCCCGGCGGACGTATGGTGGTAATGACGTATCATTCACTTGAAGACAGGCTTGTGAAAAATTTTCTAAAAACCGGAAACTTTGAAGGCGAAATTAAACAGGACTTCTTTGGTAATGTGCAATCGCCTTTCCGTTTAATCAACAATAGAGTAATAGTGCCTACGTCTGAAGAGGTGGAAGTTAATCCACGCTCAAGAAGTGCCAAGCTACGAATCGCCGAAAAGGTGTAAATATTGGGAAGGTATGGAAGAGAAACAAAAAAGAACGAAAAAGAAAGAGAAGAGGCTTTCGCTCTTATATGTGTTAGGTGGGGGAATTCTGAAAGAGGATTTCATCGTAAAGCATACACGTATGATTGTGCTGATCGTAATTTTAGTATTTTTCTTTATAGGAAACCGTTACACTTGCATGCAGAAGCTGAGAGAAATTGACCGTTTGCAGCAACAGCTGCGTGATGTACGTTTCGAAGCACTTTCAGTTTCTTCAGAACTAACAGGAAATAGCAGGCAGTCACAGATAGAATTGCTTATTTTTGAACAAGGAATTGAACTGGAAGGAGCTAAAACTCCCCCTTATGAATTATATAAGTAGGTATGTCGGAAGAGAACGAGCCTAAAGATATAGATCCGAAAAATAACAGGATTCTTTCCTATTATTTTATCGTGGTGCTGGTATTCGGAGCAATAGTGGTCGGGATTCTTTTGCGTATTTTTGATACTGCATTTGTGGAAAAAGAAAAGTGGGAGAAAGTTGCCGAAAGTCAGAAGCGCCCTAATCGCCTTGTTCTTCCTGGCCGCGGGAATATTTATTCGGCAGATGGAAAACTAATGGCTACAAGTGTTCCCCGCTATTATATGTATATTGACTTTAAAGCAGATGGTCTCAATCCGGATACTTTGAAGCATTACGTTGACTCCCTTGCTTATTACCTTTCAAACAAACTGGGAAACAGATCTAAGGCTGGTTATAAGGCTCACCTTTTGAGAGGACTCAGAAGTAAAAGCCGTCAGTTTGCAGTGTATGAGGGTCGGGTTTCCTATACAGACCTTAAAGAAATTAAAACCTATCCATTTTTTCGTTTAAGTAAATACAAGAGCGGATTTTATACCAAGGAGATGGTTCAGAGGCAAAAACCTTTCGGATCACTGGCTTCCCGTACCATTGGCGATATTTACGGTGAAATAGAGTCTGGAGGTACAACCAAAGGTAAAAACGGACTCGAGTTGCAGTATGATACCTTGTTGCGCGGACAAGCGGGGCTTAGCTCTGTTCGTCGTGTTGGGGGCGGATGGACTAACGTTATTGAGATTGAACCTGTCAATGGAATGGATATCCGTACAACCATCGATATCGATATTCAGGATATAACTGAAAAATCGCTGGTGGATAAATTGAAGGAAATTGATGCAGAATCAGGTACAGCAGTTGTTATGGAAGTTTCTACCGGAGAGATAAAAGCGATTACCAATATGGGACGTATCCGCGAAGGTATTTACGGCGAAACCAAAAACCATGCGGTGGCCGACGAATCGGAACCTGGCTCTACATTTAAAGTGGCGTCCATGATGGTTGCTCTTGAAGATGGGGTATGTACCCCAGGCGATTCGGTGGATGTTGGCAATGGTGTCTTTATGTACAAAGGGGCACGTATGACAGACCATAATTCCGAAAAAGGCGGATATGGTCGTATCTCTGCCGAAGAAGCGATTTGGAATTCTTCCAATATTGGAGTTGCCAAATTAATTCTCCGTGGGTATGAGCGAAATCCTTCAAAATTTGTTGAAGGATTGTATCGGATTGGAATAAATGCGCCGCTAAATCTGGAGATTCCCGGAGCTGGACGGGCCAAGATACGTAAGCCATCGGATTCCTCTCGTTACTGGGCAAAGACAACTCTTCCCTGGATGTCTTTTGGTTACGAAACACAAATACCTCCAATCTATACGCTTACTTTCTTTAATGCGATAGCAAATGGGGGTAAACAGGTTCGCCCCATGTTTACAAAAGAAATTCTGAGCGATGGAGAAGTTATTAAAAGTTTTTCGACAGAGGTTTTGAACCCGGCTATTTGTTCGGAAAAAACGCTGGCTCAGATAAAAAGCATGTTGCTTGGTGTTGTAGAGAAAGGAACCGGTAAAGTAGTACATTCCGATATTGTTAGCATTGCAGGTAAAACAGGTACGGCTCAGATCTCGCAGGGTGCTGCTGGCTACAAGGCTGCCGGAAAGAGTCACCAGGTATCATTCTGTGGATATTTTCCTGCAGACAAACCGCTGTATTCATGCATCGTGGTGATTCGTCGCCCCCGGATAGGGTATCCTTCCGGAGGAACTATGTCAGGAGGAGTATTTAAGTCGATAGCTGAAAAGATATTTGCTGCAACAACGTCGCATGATCTTGGAAAAATGCCAATGGATTCTGCGGCTGTAAAAGTTCCCTATGCGAAAGGTGGAGATTTACGGGCGCTGGAAAACATATTAAAAAAGTTCGGCATTAATGCCGGAACTGATAGTGTAGACAGCCCATGGGTTCTTACCGGTGTAAAAGAAACGGGTGTAGAATTGAAAAATGTGTCTGTAAAGAGGGGTCTTGTTCCCAATGTTATCGGAATGGGGGCAAAAGATGCTGTTTATTTGCTCGAGAACCAAGGACTAAGGGTGTCGCTTTCAGGAATGGGACGGGTTAAGTCGCAGTCCATCCCTTCGGGCAGCCACGCTGTAAAAGGTCAGACAATTGCAATAGTGTTGAATTAAACGATAAAAGATAGACTATGGAACTGAATAGTTTGATGAATGTACTGCAGGTACAATCTCTTAAAGGTACCGACAATTTAGATATTAAAGGCATTGCCGCTGATTCGCGGAAAGTGACAGAGGGCTTTTTGTTTGTAGCTGTAAAAGGGACAGCAACAGATGGTCACGATTTTATTCCTGTTGCTATCGGCAATGGGGCAATCGCCGTAGTCTGCGAAATGCTTCCCGATACTACTGTCGGAAATGTTACCTATATTGTTGTGCCCAATTCAGCCGAAGCTTTAGGTAAACTTGCTTCTGCCTGGTACGAATTTCCTTCGGACAATCTGATTGTTGTCGGGGTTACCGGAACAAATGGTAAAACAACTATCGCTACCCTGTTATATGATATGTTCCGGAAAATGGGACATAAGGTAGGTTTGCTGTCAACTGTTTGCAATTACATTGATGGAGAAGCTGTTCCTGCCACGCATACAACGCCAGATGCGCTTACATTGCACGAATTGATGGCGCGCATGGTAGACGCGGGTTGCGAGTATATGTTTATGGAAGTTAGTTCTCATTCGGTTGATCAGAAACGAATCAGTGGAATTTCATTCGATGGAGGGATTTTTACTAATCTTACACGCGATCACCTGGATTACCACCTTACCGTCGAAAATTATTTAAAGGCAAAAAAACAGTTCTTCGATAATCTCTCTGCAACGGCTTTTGCTTTAACAAATGCGGATGATAAATCCGGACTGGTTATGTTGCAGAATACGTCCGCCACAAAGCTAACCTATTCTTTACGGACGTTG is from uncultured Macellibacteroides sp. and encodes:
- the rsmH gene encoding 16S rRNA (cytosine(1402)-N(4))-methyltransferase RsmH, whose translation is MKEKEVCYHVPVMLRECMEGLVIQPDGVYVDVTFGGGGHSKEILNRLGAKGTLYGFDQDADAEQNIIGDDRFVFVRSNFRYLSNFMRYHGETAIDGLLADLGVSSHHFDDKDRGFSFRFEGALDMRMNTRAGNTAADVLNTYTEEALSNVFYLYGELKNARKLASVVVKARAVKQIVTTDEFLALITPYVGRDKEKKILAQIFQALRIEVNDEMRALKEMLRQALQLLKPGGRMVVMTYHSLEDRLVKNFLKTGNFEGEIKQDFFGNVQSPFRLINNRVIVPTSEEVEVNPRSRSAKLRIAEKV
- a CDS encoding penicillin-binding transpeptidase domain-containing protein, producing the protein MSEENEPKDIDPKNNRILSYYFIVVLVFGAIVVGILLRIFDTAFVEKEKWEKVAESQKRPNRLVLPGRGNIYSADGKLMATSVPRYYMYIDFKADGLNPDTLKHYVDSLAYYLSNKLGNRSKAGYKAHLLRGLRSKSRQFAVYEGRVSYTDLKEIKTYPFFRLSKYKSGFYTKEMVQRQKPFGSLASRTIGDIYGEIESGGTTKGKNGLELQYDTLLRGQAGLSSVRRVGGGWTNVIEIEPVNGMDIRTTIDIDIQDITEKSLVDKLKEIDAESGTAVVMEVSTGEIKAITNMGRIREGIYGETKNHAVADESEPGSTFKVASMMVALEDGVCTPGDSVDVGNGVFMYKGARMTDHNSEKGGYGRISAEEAIWNSSNIGVAKLILRGYERNPSKFVEGLYRIGINAPLNLEIPGAGRAKIRKPSDSSRYWAKTTLPWMSFGYETQIPPIYTLTFFNAIANGGKQVRPMFTKEILSDGEVIKSFSTEVLNPAICSEKTLAQIKSMLLGVVEKGTGKVVHSDIVSIAGKTGTAQISQGAAGYKAAGKSHQVSFCGYFPADKPLYSCIVVIRRPRIGYPSGGTMSGGVFKSIAEKIFAATTSHDLGKMPMDSAAVKVPYAKGGDLRALENILKKFGINAGTDSVDSPWVLTGVKETGVELKNVSVKRGLVPNVIGMGAKDAVYLLENQGLRVSLSGMGRVKSQSIPSGSHAVKGQTIAIVLN
- a CDS encoding FtsL-like putative cell division protein; this translates as MEEKQKRTKKKEKRLSLLYVLGGGILKEDFIVKHTRMIVLIVILVFFFIGNRYTCMQKLREIDRLQQQLRDVRFEALSVSSELTGNSRQSQIELLIFEQGIELEGAKTPPYELYK
- a CDS encoding UDP-N-acetylmuramoyl-L-alanyl-D-glutamate--2,6-diaminopimelate ligase; this encodes MELNSLMNVLQVQSLKGTDNLDIKGIAADSRKVTEGFLFVAVKGTATDGHDFIPVAIGNGAIAVVCEMLPDTTVGNVTYIVVPNSAEALGKLASAWYEFPSDNLIVVGVTGTNGKTTIATLLYDMFRKMGHKVGLLSTVCNYIDGEAVPATHTTPDALTLHELMARMVDAGCEYMFMEVSSHSVDQKRISGISFDGGIFTNLTRDHLDYHLTVENYLKAKKQFFDNLSATAFALTNADDKSGLVMLQNTSATKLTYSLRTLADVKGRILESHFEGTLLTINDKEVMVHFVGRFNAYNLLAVYGAAVALGKEPEEVLVVLSTLHSVSGRFETIQSPLGYTAIVDYAHTPDALTNVLNGILEVLDSRGRILTVVGAGGNRDKGKRPLMAKEAAKLSDQVILTSDNPRFEEPEDIIQDMVAGLNKEELQRTICITDRSQAIKTAALLAKKGDVILIAGKGHEDYQDVKGVKHHFDDREIVRELFSAQQKQ